Part of the Prunus dulcis chromosome 8, ALMONDv2, whole genome shotgun sequence genome is shown below.
CCCTCACCGTGAACACCTGCAGTACCAGACTGGAAGTTATGAAAGATTCATACAATAACCTGTCTGTATCCTTTTTGCTAGCTGCAGCATggagaaataaaatttggtgATGATCCAAAGTCATACAGTCATAAGCACAAGCATCAAATATTGCTTTGGCATTTGACAGGAGGCAAAGAAGAGtttgtatttgtttgtttaacttGTATTTAAGTACCTCAATTCTTGTGAATAAGGAAATCAAAATGTTGCGTTATGAAACAGCACGGATATAACAATACCTTCTACTAAATTATATTGCTTAATTATTTGgtgataataattttattatttgcttCCTACCCCATAGATTGTTGCTGTTAGTTtattactctctctctctctctctctctctctctctctctctctctctctctctctctctctctctctattaaGTGGTATTTTTTCTCTTAATCAAGGAAAGATTTAGTAATTGAATTCAACAATTGAAGGAAAGACAAAGATCATGCATGATACTTCCCAATTGAATTCAAGAATAGAAATTGGTGTGAGGGTTCTCATTTATAAATCCCTCCATTTTGTGATATactaatttgaattttgaatcaCATCATCCTTATGAAGTAACATGAACTAAACCAAATATAGTTTTACAAGGACAATCAACATTACATAATAAccttgaaaataaaaaaaataaaccagaCCGAGCTACACAgaacaaacaacaaatagCTCAAAAGAACAGCACAACCAGCCACAACAAACTAAAGCAAAACGCAAAAAACCCAAGAAAGCCGGCCTGTTTGGTATTCAACTTGAATTCAACcttttaaactcaaaaacagaatttgagtccaaaacaaagaaaacctgtTTGGTAgtcctattttttaaaactcaaactcaagaacaactaaaaaacacctcaattattaaaaacaaaaaatatatgttttttcagtttttttctaacaacccacaagttctcaaatttttaagatttgaaaataattttcaagttgcataccaaacaagtttttgaatcttaaaaatagatttaaaactccttatttttaagaaaaatcaaagtttttgagTTCTCTATTTGAATAGGATACCAAACGCCCCCTTCAAGTTCCAGAAAAACTGAAACAGATCGATTTCATGCATGAATATTCCATGCAAACACTTTTACGTTCTTACACAATAATATTCTCAACAATGGACTGTCTGGCGAAGATTGCATTTGGCAGGAAGCTGCATGGCAAGGTTGGGGTCGATGCCATAGGAAGTCAAAAGGTTTGAGTAGTTCTTGAAGAAGCAAAGGCATTGGAAGTCTGCGATGGAAAGAGCTGAGCAACACAGAGCTGAGGGAGGCAGAGGGTTTAGCCCACTCACTGATGGAGCACAAGCATTCAAACCCCCTTTTGTCATGCGGCAAAAAGTTACCTGGACCTGCTCATTGGCCTCAGACCCAATGGCCAGTGCCAAAAACAATGCCACAATAACCACAAGCTTTTTGTATGCTGCCATGTCTATGATCTTTGATCTATTCTCTAGTTTCTTGGGGAGTGAAAGATGGTTCGTGGCCATGGCCTTATATAGCAAGTGAACGTATGGGTTTGGTGGCTTGTCTTACTCTTGCAACATAAGATAATTACATTTGTAAATCCGGACCATTGACTAAGTTGGTTCTTGTCTAAATGTCCGGCCCAAATTTATAGtctaacaaaataaatatttgtgaCAATATAAGTCTAACGAGAAAAACATTACCAATCCGGCACTACATCATCATTTCATACTTTAGTTTAATTATCTTTGTCACATGCAtcttaaaacaaaacataaaatataaaactgaAATCATTCTGGACTTAAGTTTATaccaataaagaaaatataattcgtgatcatattttattatgttttgctATGTTTGGAATGCATGGGAAATGTGAATGGGGGCATATTATACATTGTTAATTAGAACTCTCGTGACAGAGACTTGGCGTATTGGCGTTACTGTGGGCTGTAAAATCAAGGAGGCACATTGGTGGTGACAAGAGATTGGTGTTTTGTGGGAAGCAAGCATTATCCAAATCAATCAATTGTTTCCTACGTTATAGTTTAAAGGAATGTACAACTTGTATTGTATAAGTGACCTGTGACCCTTCAAAGCCATTTCTCACTGTCACTTTCATTTTGATTCGTTCATACTTGATGGGGAACTAGGTTGAAAGTTCATTAATTAACACGACTAGATAGACAAAAAATGGCTAGTATTTATAGATGACATTTGTGCCCGAAAAAACCTAACACGAAGGAAAACAAgtgttggaaaagaaaagaaaaaaaaatcgtcGTTATCGGACTAATGGTTTGATTTGGTAAggaatataaattattgttttgtatttttacaaaCTGGATCATAGCAAATAAATTCGGTGAAAATTTGGGTTGAATATCATCACTCAACGAATTAGTAACCATTGCCAAACcaactttataataaaaatacttTTGTTAGAAGTGCTTATAAGCAGAAGTGATTCTTTGAAAAACATTCTCAAATGAGTAattaagaatatatatatctatgaatctataaataaatcatcCATGGTTTGCTAGACTTAAGTAATTTTTGTCTTCAATTTGTTAATGTTTGTGATATGAATTGTAATGTTTTTCATTCTCAGTTGctagactttttttttttttttttggtcaagagaaactttcaaaacaaaaaagaaagacagaCAACTAGGTGAAAAAACAGACAACAACCAAAGACAGAGCGAAAAGGAaacaacagcagcaacaacaaaagaaaaacgcACAACAGCTAGAAAAAAACACAGCTAGAGACCAGTAGCTATGACGCCTCCAAAAGGGGAGCCCGTCCGCCTCTAGCACAAAACTCCCTAGCACCGCGGGGGGCAAGGAAGTCCATCAGCTTGCAACACAAAAACCAGAGAGGATGGGGGGCTGGACTTAAGCAATACAAATCGACACTGACCAATCCGCCGGCCATTCCTTGAAAAAGGCCAAGATCATCACATCACACTTTTATAGCACAACATGACTTGCCACTAATGACACAATCTGCAAGCCACAATCAACGGAAACGAGTAATTATTATTAGTTTAGGCCACAACACAAGACATTTGAGTGATTTTATGGTGGgtgctatatatataatgaagcATTAATAATGATCAATCAAGTTTGAAAAGGATAACATGAAAATGATGACATATTGGACATTCTCCTCTCTCAAAATTATGAAAACAAGTTACGCTACTTATTGCTTCTCATTGCTGATAGTGCGAAAAAGGTAGATTACTTGGTTAGTCCGAGAACCAAATCTTTATATATGTAGATGAGCTCGCTGCTTATTGCTTCTCATTCCCGCTTTacttagaagaaaaagaaagatgatatAAGTATACATAGGTTCTATAGAAGATTTGTACCTCAAAAGCAAGATAGTCGGTCATATTGTTCACATTACCATTTTGATGTGGACAAAAGCTGACCACGTATTTGCCGTATTACAGCATGGCCAAccaacctttttattttaattttatattttatatcaaAGTGAGATAACTTCATTCAAACAATAATGTCAgagtacaaaaaaaaaaagattggacTTTAGTAATGTAACAAGTGTGGCCTCATTAAAATGTTGCCTTTaaaaatccccaaatggaagaaaattcggttaaggaaaaagagtaccacTACATCACATCtagtataaaattaaattaagaaaataatttgtcATTGACCAAAACATCATAAATCCATGAAGGACCATTCTCAAACCAAACTTGAAAGTCCTAAGACAGGAGCGCTTGCTTGGCTAATAGATGAGCAACCTGATCACACTCTAGAGGAGCAAAGTGACAAGAAATATGAGCAAAACGATTAAAAAGACCCCTCACTTCTCCACTAAAGCACCCTCCACTGACCAACTTTGctcataattaatattaacTCTCAATCTTCTATCTTCTATCTTCTAGGAATaattataaaaggaaaattctaCCAAtataaattccttttttttttcttcttttttttatcatttagCTGAACTTAAGTGTGGCAGGATCTAccacttttttttgttatttcctAATAAAACTTGTGTTAGAGTTTGTAAACCTCTAGAGAAGTTATCAATTGGTATTGGTTTAGCACTTTATTTGAAAAGGCACCAAGTTCGAATTCTAcatcctcataaaaaaaaagaagctaatCATCCCACTAAAACTCAAGCGATTTTGTCTTTTGAGGTAAAAATATCAAATCTtctacttatatatatatatatatatatatatatattccaagagattgtggtcacccaccgttggatattaatccaatggttcaaaatgatatatataaatacaatatgacataaatgattattacccgattcaagtcataaataagtgaaccgttgaatttacatccaacggtgagtgaccataaatctcttggactacaggggtccaagagatcaggactgatatatatatatctatctatatatatctatTCAAAATTGTTGAAGTTTAACAAGGATTTAAGTCCAAGGTGCAGACATAGACTTaggggggtgtattcaattcaaacttttaatgactttcatagagtttaaaagtctggaggtattcaatttagaCTTTCAAAGAGTATATAAAAGtctagtggtattcaattgtgactttttaaaagtatttaaaagtttggtggtattcagttatgacttttaaaaagtatttaaaagtttggtggtatccaaaaagttaatgacttttaaaaaacttattaaatgaatgacttttctatacttttaaggctaattgttaagagcaaaagtcttgccaatttactagtgacttttatcaactctatgaaagtatttaaaaatttgtcaTCTCTATCAAAGTCACTCACTTAAAAAAAGTCTTTATAAGTATGAATTGGATACACCCCCCTTAGTCAAGTTGGCTAGAATGTATGTGCTCCCTACTTTGCACCAGAGTTCGGATCACGCTTCTcgtaattgaaattaaattaaagtagaatatcgttagtatataaaaaatatataaaataaaaaaatggttTAAGTTAGAGTTtgagaatttattttatttaaaaaaagaaaatttaatcgaaccaaaaatgaaagcaaaatttcatttatttaactTGTAATTTTACTGTAGTGTGTCCTGGAAAATGGGTGTGAACGCCAAGTGAGAGAAGATGATGAGAGTTTGAATAATTCTTTGCTAAGAAAAGCAACACACAACACAAGTTTTTCAAAACAcaaagcaaaaatcacaaaataaaaacaaaaagaggcGGGAGAGCGTTACGAGGCACATGGCGTAGCGTGGAATCTTTTTGAAATCTCCCACTGGCGGCAACCAGTAACTTAGCAACACGTGTTGCTAAGCCTTACGTGTCAGTTCCTGAAGCCATGCCCTGACCACACACGGGAAAGCGGGCGGGTCGGATCACGCGGTGCTCTCTTTTGCTTTCCTACTCGTCTACACAAGACAACCCTTCATGTCAACAGTAATTACGAAACTGCCATTTAGTTTCAAAATCTGTTAAATTTCTAACGAACTAGCTTCTTACATAAATTACAAGATGAACATGACCTGATACATTTTGGTTCCCAAGTTACTATTTGAGTTTCAGATTTATCTAAATAGATGATAAGAGAGTGCTGCTAACTATTTAACAATATAAACCAACATTTTCTTCAAGTTTGGAGTTCTCTTGCCTACCAATTGTAGTTGCTTGCATTACTTaccaatttgaagaacaaaaaacagatACTTCTGTCTCTTAAACATTACAACAatttctaaaaaatttaggatatatatatgagaattATGTAGCCATTGGACATCATTTGTTTTCTCCACATCAGTATTTCTTTTGTGGTTAAAAGTTCCActcattaaaattaatttttagcTCAACTGATGAATAGGAATGAAGTCGTGAATCGCATAATTTGTAAGAATAAGATTAGATGAATGAGAATGGGATCAACTACTCCCTCTAATCAATCTAATTCCTTATTTTTTAAGCATTGGATTACGAATTTTATGTAGAACATAAGTAAGTTTTTATTCCTTATAATTAGTACACACAATGGAAGTCGAGAATTAAAAAACTCATGTATCATGTCAAAAGTAGTATATTGCAACCCTTTTCTTaatgaataaattttttaaacaagATTCGGAAATATTTTTGGAAAAGTTTATGAAGCTCTCCATATATCTCTCTTTTGGGTTACAATTCTTGTGTCGTATTTGATATATTCAGAATCATTCAGAacccacaaaaagaaaagtggaTAATTATGACATTTGAATTTGGTGGGGAAATGGGGATATCTTTTATGTTGTGAGATAGAGAGGGTATTTTGGTAATTTCACCAAGTGGGCCCTCAAACAGCTTTTACCCTCTGTAACAGTGCTGCAAAGCATCTCAAAATCTTCAAAGAAGTAAATACCTTTTGGTTGTTTTCCCATTTGAAACACTTGACTTGTGTTGCACTGCGTTTGCTTGCCATTATTACTACCAAAACAAGACTTTGGTATCAAGACTCTGCCACTCTTTTTaataatttccttcatttcttgGTTTTGTCTTGTCGAAACAAAATCAAAGGTGGTTCCTTCACCTTGGTAACTGTTGCTTTGCGCGTTAAAACTGTGGAAGAGAGCCACAAAACACAGAGACACACAGAAAGATAAGGCCTAAAGGGTTTTCGGGAaggcacagagagagagagagagagagagagagagagagagaagggacaTTGCTTCCCGCGTTTTCCATGCCTATTTCACTCATTTCTCTCATTTCTCTCATGCGTGCAAGTTATTCCTAAAATCTAAAATCTAAAATCTAAAACCCAACCCATCTTATTTTCTTGGCCATTAAAACTTTTAATTCTCTttaaacttttcttcattccTCATTCACATTTCacctcatctctctctctctctctctctctctctctctctctctctctctccttgaTTTGCTTCAGTTCCTTTATTTAATCAAAACACATCGTCTATTTTAGcgattttatttgtttctcttCTCTATTTGCTCTCAAAGGTTCGAACGTTCTCTTTATCTTGTTCTGGTGTTCTTGTTCATTCTGGCCGGCTGGTCGGTTTGGAAAAAGCTTAGCAATAAAGTTTGGTGCTTTCAATGCTTTCGATGCTTTTACATCATGATTTGTGATGGTGAAGTCTTAGAAGTTGATTTTCTTGTATAAAAAGTTGGAATTCATTGGTTTTGGTCAAGTGGGGTTGGTTCAAATCTGCAACTTCATTAATTAGTTTGGCAGCAAATCTGGGATTGAAGATTCCATTTTGGGGTGCAATTAATGGTCTTTGTTTGGAAATTAGCTCCTGCTTGACAAAAAGCCCATTTCTTGTCTTTGAGAATCGTAATTACAAGGGAAAGCAATTTGGCCAAGCTCTGAACTTTGATTTGTgggtttttctgttttctcttGTTTAGATCTGAATTGAAGCTATGGGAAGCCATATGAGCAAGAAGAGCTCTGAAACATCATCCTCTGCTATCAATCTCAACACCAATTTACAATACACAACTGATCAATTAAGCTCATATGAGGCAGCCTGTAAGGTTGATGCAGAATTGCAATCCTTTGATACCAATCTCCAAACCAGAACCAATCAAGTCATCAACACAATTGCAGCAGGAGTTGAAGTTCGAGCTCTCTCATTTGATTCATTGAAGGAAATCACAGAATGCCTGTTGGAGATGAACCAGGAGGTTGTGAAAGTTATCTTGGAGTGCAAGAAGGATATATGGAAAAATCAAGAATTGTTTGAGCTTGTAGAGGAGTACTTTGAAAACAGCTTGCAGACTTTAGATTTCTGTACTGCATTGGAGAAGTGTTTGAAGCGAGCTCGTGATAGCCAATTGCTCATTCTTGTTGCTCTTCAACAGTTTGAGGAGGAAACCGAAATGGGAGGCAGTCGATACACGAGGACTTTGGGCGAATTGAAGAATTTTAAGGCTATAGGTGATCCTTTTACTGAAGAGTTCTTCCAAATTTTTCAATCTGTTTACAGGCAACAAATAcaaatgcttgagaagttgcAACTAAGAAAGAACAAGCTCGATAAGAAGCTCAAATACATCCACGCCTGGAGGAAGGTTTCGAGTATTATATTTGTTGCTACATTTGCTGCTGTGTTGATTTGTTCTGTTGTGGCAGCAGCCATGGCTGCTCCACCTGTTGCAGCAGCTCTGGCTGCTGCTAGTTCTATCCCTGTAGGCTCAATGGGGAAGTGGATTGACTCTTTGTGGAAAAACTATGAAAATGCTTTGAGGGGTCAAAAGGAAGTAATTAGCTCCATGCAAGTAGGGACTTATGTTGCCATAAAGGACTTGGACAACATTCGGGTTCTTATCGATCGATTGGAAGTTGAAATTGAGTCCCTCTTGCATAATGCAAGCTTTGCCATTGAGGAGGATGCAGTTACAGTTGCAATTGAGGAGATTAAAAAGAAGTTGGGAGTGTTTATGAAGAATGTAGAGGATTTGGGAGCTCAAGCTGATACCTGCAGCCGTGACATTCGAAGAGCAAGGACTGTGGTTCTGCAGAGGATCATAAAACATTCCAACAACTAGAAGTCCGATGATCCTCAATATTTAACCTGTTGCTGTTTTGATGCTTGATGACATTTGAATTTGTgtaactttctgtttttttattttattttaataattatcatatttttttcattcttagATTGTACCTTGGAATCCCAGACGATTGGATTGAtgtataaaagaaataatgtAAGATTATATAGCGCTTCACACTTTATCAATGTTTAGGCAAGAACTGACTTGAAGTAGTTCCCATTATGATTTTGTCTTCAATTTAATCATTATTTACTTGATCTGATGAAGTTTGGCTGGTCTGGTCTTTTGTTCCAAACAACCATTGGAGTTTCTCTGGTCTATTGTTCCATAAACTTCCACACCAGTGTGACCTCATGTATTTCAGAATGTGGTGCCTGGAAGATTAGAAGAAATTGCCACTCAGAGGTCTCTTTTCATGTTGATTACTCATATAGCCATCTTTCTTCTGCTTAAATCATGCTTAATTGTTACAAGTTGAGACTTGAAACTTCCAAGTTCCAATATGGGGCTTTTCTGAGTCACGTGAGCAGTCAGGTTATGCGTTCTCCTTTTATGGTTGGTTTTCCAAGTGCCTGTATAACTAAACTGTATGTAGTTCTTTTGTATCCATGACTTTTTTCAGGTAATGAGGGAAACCCTCACGACTCATTCATTCCCGCCCAAAAACTTGCGAATCACATGTATCAGGTAAATTTAAGTATTTTTACATGGTCAAGTTCAAGGCAAATAAATCTGTTTGAGTTTACGGTCCAATGCTCACCTCTCCCTCGCTTCGTTCCTTGAAGGAAGCCATAAAATGTCTATTGGAGATGAATCAGGAGGTTGTGAAAACTTGTCTTGGAATGCAAGAAagacatatgaaaaaaatcaGGAATTGTTTGAGCTTGTTGAAAAGTACTTAGAAAACAGCTAGCGGACCTTAGATTCCTGTACTGCACTGGAGAAATGTTTGAAGCGAGCTCGTGCCAGCCAATCGTTCATTCTTGTTTCTCTTCAACAATTTGAGGAGGAAACCGAAATAGGAGGCAATCGACACTCGAGGACTTTGGAGGAATTGAACAAGTTCAAGGAAATAGGTGATCCTTTTACTAAAGAGTACTTCCAAATTTTTCAATCTGTTTACATGCAACAAACActaatgcttgagaagttgaaACTTCCGAAGAACAAGCTTGATAAGAAGCTCAAAAGCATCCATGCTTGGAGAAAGGTCTCTACTATGATATTTGTGGCTATAATTGCTGCTGTGTGGATTTGTTCAGCTGTTGCAGCAGCCATGGCAGGTCCACCTGTTGCAGCTGCTCTGGCCGCAGTCTATCCCTATAGCCTCAATGGGGAAGTGGATTGACTCTCTTTTTGGAAAAACTAAGAAAATGCTGTGAAAGGTTTGCAATAAAGGAGATTAAAAAGAAGTTGCCTCAacatttaacaaaacaaaaaaaaagaggggaaACCTGTCAGACAACCGTGCGACCACCCCAGACAGAGAAGACTGAATGAGAACGATCCTCTACGGTCGTGATGATCACAAGGACCACCAGATTGTTAATCACGCTCTGGTCACACGGTCATGGTTCATCCACCTGGTTGGGATTCCTGTCTCCTTAGAAATCAAGGATACAGAGGTACGATTACTATAGAACAGATCCTGTCCAAGTAAGGTCGTGACCTCTCAGCTGTCTTCTGGGTATATGAAGCGCTTTGGATTTTTGTAAATGCCGATGTGGGACTAATAGCGAGACTTCTGTCCCTTTGATCTCTCTGGTCTtctgttcaattttttaataGTTGGGCCCCGGAGAAGTGGCTGAGAACGATCCTCTCCTAACTGGAAGATCCAAGGACCATTAGATTATTAATCATGGCCTGATCACATGGTCCTGTTTTTGCTGGCTTAGATCTATATTGAAGCTATGGAAGGCCATATGAGCAAGAAGAGCCCTGAACCATAGTCTTCTGCTATCATTCTCGGTACCAATTTACAGGACACAACTGATCAATTGATCTCAGATGAGGCAACTCCCGGAGAACAAGCTTGATAAGAAGCTCAAAGGCATCCATGCCAGCTCCTCCGGTTGCAGCTGCTCTGGCTGCTGCTAGCTCTATCCCTGTAGCCTCAATGGGGAAATGGATTGACTCTGTTGAAAAACTATGTGAAAGTCCAAAAGGAAGTGATTATGATGCACGTAGGTACTTATGTTGCCATTAAGGACTTGGACAACATTTCGTGTTCATATTGACTGGTTGAAAGTTGACATTGAGTCCCTCTTGCACAGTGCTAGCTTTGCCATTGAGGAAGATAGTGAAGGTTGCACTAGAGGAGATTAAGAAGAAGTTGGTAGTGTTTATGAAGAATGTAGAGGATTTGGGAGCTCAACCTGCAGCCGTGATATTCGAAGAGCAAGAACCGTGTTTCTGCCGtgataaaaaaacaaagtgaaaaagagaaggggaaCCTGTCAGACAACCGTGTGACCACCCCAGGCAGAAGACTGACTGAGAACGATCCTCTACGGTCGTGATGATCATAATGACCACCAGATTGTTAATCACGCTCTGATCACACGGTCATGGTTCATCCACCAGGTTGGGATTCCTGTCTCCTTAGAAATCAAGGATACAGAGGTACGATTACTATAGAATAGATCCTGTCCAAGTAAGGTCGTGGCCTCTCAGCGGCGCTCAAGCTATATACAGCGCTTTGTTGCTCTCTAAATTGTCGATGTGGGACAAAAAGGACTTtgtgtctctctcttttaACGCGATGCTGGCCCAACAGCGCTCCACTAGCTCTCATGCATGCTCTCAATTCGGATGGTCTACCTAGTCCACTCTAGTTTGAGGTTGTTTGGGAGTTTTGTACTAAACTGTGTTTTTTCAGTTGTATGTTTTGTTCCTCTATTTTTGAGGTTGAATGAAATTGAAGTGCTTttatccccaaaaaaaaaaaaaaaaaaaaaacaagaaagaaaaaatatttacatTTTGATGAATGTTCAAAAACCTCTTTCCATAACTTTATTAATGCGTACATTTATACAGCAAAGCCATCATTATTCTGGAAGTTTTCTATAAGCTAAAATGTGATCGATTGTTCTGTgaagtttatatttttcaactgCCCATTTAGCCTCTCGAAATCCATGGCCATACTCGTAAGAGGAATGCATATCCACCGCATACTTGTACGTTTCAATTAGGTTTCTCTGAAACTGAGCATGCTCTGTAATCGCTGATGAGGTCTTGCGATCCTGGGCCTCCAAACACTCCAACCACTCCAACCATTTTCGACCTATCACTTGGCACATTCCTTCTTCCACTTTTAGTTCCAGTTGGCCTGTTCTAATACCTATTTACAAAGACAtggcaaggaaaaaaaacccagtCATATTGCTTGGTTTTTAATTCGactcttttatatatatttaaaaaaaaccaagaataTTAATTCCTCTTatatgatttagggtttaggataACTTTTGGATTTGTATTACAAAGTCTTCGGTGTCATGGTCACACCGTCATATGGCTTCACCATTATACATGTTTTTCTATTAATACTCTAAGGTCCAATACATAGAACAGTGATATCCACTTGTATTATAATACATAAATTAGCAACATCACGTGACAGTGTAACGATCTCACCTTAAGTGCAGAAAACCCAAACGCATATTGTTTTACTAA
Proteins encoded:
- the LOC117638192 gene encoding UPF0496 protein At4g34320-like is translated as MGSHMSKKSSETSSSAINLNTNLQYTTDQLSSYEAACKVDAELQSFDTNLQTRTNQVINTIAAGVEVRALSFDSLKEITECLLEMNQEVVKVILECKKDIWKNQELFELVEEYFENSLQTLDFCTALEKCLKRARDSQLLILVALQQFEEETEMGGSRYTRTLGELKNFKAIGDPFTEEFFQIFQSVYRQQIQMLEKLQLRKNKLDKKLKYIHAWRKVSSIIFVATFAAVLICSVVAAAMAAPPVAAALAAASSIPVGSMGKWIDSLWKNYENALRGQKEVISSMQVGTYVAIKDLDNIRVLIDRLEVEIESLLHNASFAIEEDAVTVAIEEIKKKLGVFMKNVEDLGAQADTCSRDIRRARTVVLQRIIKHSNN
- the LOC117638459 gene encoding putative lipid-transfer protein DIR1 — its product is MATNHLSLPKKLENRSKIIDMAAYKKLVVIVALFLALAIGSEANEQVQVTFCRMTKGGLNACAPSVSGLNPLPPSALCCSALSIADFQCLCFFKNYSNLLTSYGIDPNLAMQLPAKCNLRQTVHC
- the LOC117638461 gene encoding protein DA1-like; translation: MVDEFEMARLSGRGGAGLQTLIDHPPHPDSLVFGKTMSYGPPLISVTSFSRRGNSIITAKQQHLTYGSPLRIAIAFGLPKVMTGAILAHEMMHAWFRLRGIRTGQLELKVEEGMCQVIGRKWLEWLECLEAQDRKTSSAITEHAQFQRNLIETYKYAVDMHSSYEYGHGFREAKWAVEKYKLHRTIDHILAYRKLPE